CACCGCGGCCGGCTCCCGGTCCTGCTCCCGGCCCTGTTCACGCTCCTGCGGCTCCGGACCCGATCGCTGTCGTGGCTGTGCGCGCGGTGCCGGATCCGGGGTCTCCCAAGAAGGTTCGGGGCGCGGCGGCTCCGCGGGCGCGGCCTGCTCCGGGCGGCCCGAGCGGCGGAACGCCGACGTACCCCGCGCCAGGTCGTGGCCGATGGCCGTGGCGTCGATGTCGGCCCAGGTCCTGCTGGTGCCGTCGCGGGTCTCCGTCCGTACTTTCAGGCGGCCCTGCACGAGCACGGGGTCGCCCACGTTCAGCGAGGCCATCGTGTTGGTGGCGAGCTGGCGGTTGGCCCACACCGTGAAGAAGTTGGTGTGGCCGTCCGTCCAGGTGTTCTTCTCCCGGTCCCAGTAGCGCGCGGTGACCGCGAGGCGGAACCTCGCCGAGGCGCCCGCGGCCGGTTCGCGGTACACCGGCTGGGTCGCCACGTTGCCGACCACGCAGACCGTCGTCTCGTTCATCGTCTGTCCCTCCCTCGCCCGGCCTTCCGGTCCGGGCGGACACCCGCACGGGCCCGTCCCGTACGGCTGCGTCCGCCGCATCCGCTGCGGCTCGCCGCGCCGACCGCTTCCGTCGCGATCGCCGCGGCACCAGACTGCCGCCGCCGGGACGAGTCCGCCGGGCCCTGTGGAGCACCGCCCGCCTGT
The sequence above is drawn from the Streptomyces sp. SAT1 genome and encodes:
- a CDS encoding single-stranded DNA-binding protein, producing the protein MNETTVCVVGNVATQPVYREPAAGASARFRLAVTARYWDREKNTWTDGHTNFFTVWANRQLATNTMASLNVGDPVLVQGRLKVRTETRDGTSRTWADIDATAIGHDLARGTSAFRRSGRPEQAAPAEPPRPEPSWETPDPAPRAQPRQRSGPEPQEREQGREQDREPAAVA